A window of Paenibacillus polygoni contains these coding sequences:
- a CDS encoding sensor histidine kinase yields MKNRFRFSLRFKFITGFSLIMVPLVLFLYFNNVYAMGVVRDQVSLTNRNYVVKNVEENERILKETNRYLYSLGEQDPDIISLFFLSYGSGDYTIAKQRIVNKFRTDLGFYDLLDGLFLYDIVHQDTVLATQNGYDEKITAIKELMPEASRKRADVPTYKWEIVQIKDRYHLVKTVRINEQFIAGAWVPIDSLNQRIHSTEWGEGGGSVILSNRGTPLSSTEIPGETVQLASQNRSAFTSLYQVVEQGEEHDRYLMIGVPAHEAVINYVVMLPESSIMRNLPVFQQIIRLLPFAASIVLLLTLFFLRQVLFKPMNTLIRGMKKVSRGELNVKLGPSSSPEFTFVTETFNQMTAEVQDLKIGMYEEQLRVQEAELKQLQMQINPHFYLNSLHIIHSLAALHKNDLVQKMAEHLAGYFRFSMQADRSFIPIKDELKHVENYLEIQKLRFPNRLQYEWELDPRCEEILLPPLTLQPFVENSVLYGFKKGRDILCITIRVIYLPEEKQLWIRIQDNGPGFPEDVLARLQEGEYTPEEKTGKSIGIWNVQHRLRKMKEANAELYFDNEIGGGAKVQIKMNCLSQLGEEITNVQLAHRG; encoded by the coding sequence ATGAAAAATCGTTTTCGGTTTTCTCTGCGATTCAAATTTATTACCGGATTTTCGCTGATTATGGTGCCGCTAGTTCTATTCCTCTACTTTAATAACGTCTATGCAATGGGTGTAGTACGCGATCAGGTCTCTCTGACGAATCGCAATTATGTTGTTAAGAATGTGGAAGAGAATGAACGGATTTTGAAGGAAACGAATCGATATTTATACAGTCTGGGAGAACAGGACCCGGATATCATTTCGCTATTTTTCTTATCTTATGGAAGCGGCGATTACACGATTGCCAAGCAGCGGATTGTCAATAAGTTTAGAACGGATCTCGGATTTTATGATCTGCTGGATGGTTTATTTCTATATGATATCGTTCATCAGGACACCGTGCTGGCTACGCAAAATGGATATGATGAAAAAATTACAGCGATTAAGGAATTGATGCCGGAAGCTTCCCGCAAAAGAGCAGACGTTCCTACGTATAAATGGGAGATTGTTCAGATCAAAGACCGCTATCACCTCGTGAAAACGGTGCGAATTAATGAACAGTTTATAGCCGGAGCCTGGGTACCGATAGACAGTCTCAATCAGCGGATCCACAGCACAGAATGGGGGGAAGGCGGCGGCTCAGTTATTTTATCGAATCGGGGGACTCCGTTATCAAGCACGGAGATACCAGGGGAAACCGTACAACTGGCTTCACAAAATAGATCAGCCTTCACCTCGTTATATCAGGTTGTGGAACAAGGGGAAGAACATGATCGTTATCTAATGATCGGCGTACCTGCTCATGAGGCAGTCATTAACTATGTGGTTATGTTGCCAGAGTCAAGCATTATGCGAAACTTGCCTGTATTCCAGCAAATTATCCGCCTGCTCCCCTTTGCCGCATCCATTGTACTTCTTCTCACGCTCTTCTTTCTAAGACAAGTTCTGTTCAAACCAATGAACACACTGATCCGAGGGATGAAAAAGGTCAGCCGAGGGGAACTGAATGTGAAACTCGGTCCATCGTCTTCTCCTGAATTCACCTTTGTAACGGAAACCTTCAATCAGATGACGGCAGAAGTACAGGATTTGAAAATCGGTATGTACGAAGAGCAGCTCCGTGTTCAAGAGGCGGAACTGAAACAGCTGCAAATGCAAATCAATCCTCATTTTTATTTAAATTCACTTCATATTATTCACAGTTTAGCAGCCTTGCATAAAAATGATCTAGTTCAGAAAATGGCAGAACACCTAGCTGGTTATTTTCGCTTCAGTATGCAAGCCGACCGCAGCTTCATTCCGATCAAAGACGAACTAAAACATGTAGAGAACTATCTTGAAATTCAGAAACTGCGATTTCCGAATCGACTACAGTACGAGTGGGAACTAGACCCAAGGTGTGAAGAGATCCTTCTTCCTCCTTTAACCCTTCAGCCCTTTGTTGAGAATAGCGTGCTCTACGGTTTTAAGAAGGGAAGAGATATACTCTGCATTACGATCAGGGTCATCTATTTACCAGAAGAGAAGCAGCTTTGGATACGGATTCAGGATAATGGTCCGGGTTTCCCAGAAGATGTGCTTGCTAGGCTGCAAGAGGGTGAATATACACCCGAGGAAAAAACGGGGAAAAGTATTGGCATCTGGAATGTACAGCATCGTCTTCGGAAAATGAAAGAGGCGAATGCAGAGCTTTATTTTGATAATGAGATCGGCGGCGGAGCGAAGGTACAGATAAAAATGAACTGTCTTAGTCAATTGGGGGAGGAGATAACGAATGTACAGCTTGCTCATCGTGGATGA
- a CDS encoding response regulator transcription factor — translation MYSLLIVDDEYYAVEAMLHAVDWKGIGIDHLYTAMSADEARSVLINSEVDIMICDIEMPEEDGLSLQIWVQQHAAQVETIFLTGHAEFSYAQKAIQLHSFDYLLKPIASASLMETVKRALEKRMQNLEFTKLTKTYEAYAKEDQSWKPKRMTRFWKDLCSSRYPMNEAKIKELKLIYHVDIDPGTFILPILFRVEEWLRKFPDQDLDIMEFGLCNAAEEFVLNGSMGDAIADQRGYVLVLLYASEPLPQFPDPLELTCKDYMARCTTYLSCRLSCYIGEWTLLTNMPESYRKLKQVHRHNVAGSDGVQYMRPSLEKQASTSELIPLPWASDISLLMETGKIKEVLYKADELIDWIEDHKNGSAEHLQSYYHAMLHSIYPLLHKNGISLYRIYPAEEPLETEVTRSLAALREWAHDLISRAGLLLHPDGEDTHSVVEQVCLYIDARLEYDLGREEIAEFARFHPAYLSRLFKKETGISLSDYILQARIKKAQELLLNSNATVTEIASKAGYVNYTHFTKMFKKYTGLTPQQYRRQNGNKTDQKRTL, via the coding sequence ATGTACAGCTTGCTCATCGTGGATGATGAATATTATGCAGTTGAAGCTATGCTGCACGCTGTAGATTGGAAAGGAATCGGGATTGATCATCTCTATACAGCGATGTCAGCGGATGAAGCTCGAAGCGTACTTATCAACAGCGAGGTTGATATTATGATCTGTGATATTGAAATGCCGGAGGAAGACGGATTATCTCTTCAGATCTGGGTTCAGCAGCATGCAGCTCAGGTGGAGACCATTTTTCTAACGGGCCACGCCGAGTTTTCGTATGCACAAAAAGCGATTCAGCTACACAGCTTCGATTATCTCTTGAAGCCTATTGCTTCAGCCAGCTTAATGGAAACCGTCAAACGAGCATTAGAAAAACGAATGCAAAACCTTGAATTCACTAAATTAACAAAAACTTATGAGGCTTATGCAAAAGAAGATCAATCTTGGAAACCAAAGCGAATGACCCGATTCTGGAAAGATCTCTGCTCTTCTCGTTATCCCATGAATGAAGCGAAAATTAAGGAGTTAAAGTTAATTTATCATGTGGATATCGATCCAGGAACCTTCATTCTGCCCATATTATTCCGCGTTGAGGAATGGCTAAGAAAATTCCCTGATCAAGATCTTGATATTATGGAGTTTGGACTGTGTAATGCCGCGGAAGAATTCGTTCTAAATGGAAGTATGGGGGATGCGATAGCAGATCAGCGCGGTTATGTTCTGGTCTTGTTATATGCATCTGAACCGCTTCCACAATTTCCAGATCCACTCGAACTCACCTGTAAAGATTATATGGCTAGGTGTACTACTTATTTGTCATGCCGTCTGTCCTGCTACATTGGGGAATGGACACTGCTAACCAATATGCCGGAGTCTTATCGAAAGTTGAAGCAAGTCCACAGGCATAACGTGGCAGGCAGTGACGGAGTTCAGTATATGCGACCGAGTTTGGAGAAACAAGCATCTACATCTGAACTTATTCCTCTGCCGTGGGCATCTGACATATCACTACTTATGGAGACAGGAAAAATAAAGGAAGTACTATATAAAGCAGACGAACTCATTGATTGGATCGAAGATCATAAGAATGGTTCAGCAGAGCATTTGCAATCTTACTATCACGCAATGCTCCATTCCATTTACCCATTACTTCATAAGAATGGTATATCGCTATATCGTATTTATCCTGCAGAAGAACCTTTGGAAACGGAGGTAACAAGATCCTTGGCGGCACTTCGGGAGTGGGCGCATGATCTCATCTCTCGTGCGGGTCTGCTGCTTCATCCGGATGGAGAGGATACGCACTCGGTAGTGGAACAAGTATGTCTATATATTGATGCGAGGCTGGAATATGATCTCGGGAGAGAAGAAATTGCAGAATTCGCTCGGTTTCACCCAGCCTATTTATCGAGACTGTTTAAGAAGGAAACAGGGATCTCTCTTAGTGACTACATTCTTCAAGCAAGGATAAAAAAAGCACAAGAGCTACTGCTCAACTCGAATGCCACAGTTACTGAAATAGCAAGCAAAGCAGGTTATGTAAATTACACTCATTTTACTAAAATGTTTAAGAAATATACGGGTCTTACTCCCCAGCAATACCGTAGACAGAATGGGAATAAGACAGATCAAAAGCGGACGCTGTGA
- a CDS encoding ABC transporter permease, translating into MPKPIKKKKTMLYNLGKYKVLYLMFLPGVVFLLINNYLPMFGVIIAFKNVNYTDGILGSPWAGLENFKYLFGTSDAWEITRNTLAYNVVFILLNLVLGAGLAILLSEVKGRFTSKFYQSVMLLPYFLSMIVISYLVLAFLGKDSGFMNTSFLPFFGKEPIDWYSEPEYWPYILPFVNTWKNIGYYVVIYLAAVIGISEEYYEAAILDGASKWNQVRFITVPFLYPLMIVMTLLQIGRIFYADFGLFYQVPLESGALFPVTNVLDTYVYRTFLIGGDIGMSSAAGLYQAVVGFALVLLSNSIVRRINKDNALF; encoded by the coding sequence ATGCCAAAGCCGATAAAGAAAAAGAAAACCATGCTGTACAATCTGGGCAAATACAAAGTGCTGTATCTGATGTTTTTGCCAGGGGTTGTGTTTCTGCTGATTAATAACTATTTGCCGATGTTTGGAGTCATTATCGCTTTCAAAAATGTGAACTACACGGATGGGATTCTCGGAAGTCCTTGGGCTGGACTGGAAAATTTCAAGTATTTGTTCGGCACATCAGATGCATGGGAAATTACACGAAACACACTGGCTTACAATGTGGTGTTTATTCTGCTGAATCTGGTGCTCGGCGCAGGTCTTGCTATTTTGCTGAGTGAAGTGAAAGGAAGATTTACATCCAAGTTTTATCAGTCGGTCATGCTGCTTCCATACTTTCTATCCATGATCGTAATCAGTTATCTGGTACTCGCTTTCCTTGGTAAAGACTCGGGGTTCATGAACACAAGCTTTCTGCCGTTCTTTGGGAAGGAACCGATAGACTGGTATTCTGAGCCGGAATACTGGCCGTATATTTTACCCTTTGTGAACACTTGGAAAAACATTGGTTACTATGTGGTCATCTACCTGGCAGCTGTCATCGGAATCAGTGAAGAGTATTATGAGGCAGCCATACTTGATGGGGCGAGTAAGTGGAATCAGGTCCGCTTTATTACGGTTCCGTTCCTATATCCGCTGATGATCGTCATGACGTTACTGCAGATCGGCCGTATTTTTTATGCGGATTTTGGATTGTTCTATCAGGTTCCGCTCGAATCCGGCGCTCTATTCCCCGTAACGAATGTACTAGATACCTATGTCTATCGTACGTTCCTCATCGGGGGTGACATTGGTATGTCTTCAGCAGCGGGGCTGTACCAAGCAGTTGTCGGTTTTGCACTTGTGCTGCTGTCCAATTCCATTGTTCGTCGTATCAATAAGGATAACGCATTATTTTAG
- a CDS encoding carbohydrate ABC transporter permease, with protein MGPTDSPLHVSKRSGAVIHAFFIFYAALCILPLILVLSISLSDETTVIANGYRFIPETFSVSAYEFLFKDMDQIIRSYGVSIFVTVVGTVISVALTACYAYPLSRSDLPYRGFFAFFIFFTMLFNGGLVPWYLVYVNLLDLKNTLWVLIMPMLMSPFFVLVMRTFFSSSIPMSILESARVDGAGEFRTFVRIVLPLSLPVLATVALFSTLNYWNDWYLSMIFISDNKTISLQYLMYRTLLDIQYLTSNSNVASQISSQGGMLDLPNKTLQMAMAVVGIGPIVLAYPFFQRYFIKGLTVGAVKG; from the coding sequence ATGGGTCCCACCGATAGCCCGCTTCATGTCTCCAAACGATCAGGAGCTGTTATTCATGCTTTTTTCATCTTCTATGCAGCTCTGTGTATCTTGCCGCTCATACTTGTGCTCTCGATTTCGTTATCCGATGAAACGACCGTCATTGCGAATGGATACCGGTTTATTCCAGAGACATTTAGTGTAAGCGCTTATGAATTTTTGTTCAAAGATATGGATCAGATCATTCGATCGTATGGAGTATCTATTTTCGTTACGGTCGTAGGTACAGTGATCAGCGTTGCCCTTACGGCTTGTTATGCTTACCCGCTGTCCAGAAGTGATCTGCCGTATCGTGGATTCTTTGCATTCTTTATTTTCTTCACCATGCTGTTTAATGGCGGTCTGGTACCTTGGTACCTGGTCTATGTGAACTTACTGGATCTTAAAAATACCTTATGGGTATTGATTATGCCGATGCTCATGTCACCTTTTTTTGTGCTCGTCATGCGTACCTTCTTTTCAAGTTCCATTCCAATGTCGATCCTGGAGTCGGCCCGTGTGGACGGCGCAGGAGAATTTCGTACCTTTGTAAGGATTGTTCTTCCGCTGTCTCTGCCGGTACTCGCAACGGTTGCCTTATTCAGCACACTGAATTATTGGAACGATTGGTATCTCAGCATGATCTTTATTTCTGATAATAAAACGATTAGTCTTCAGTATCTCATGTACCGAACATTGCTTGATATCCAGTACCTTACTTCAAATTCCAATGTGGCTTCGCAGATTTCTTCACAAGGAGGGATGCTCGACCTGCCGAATAAGACTTTGCAGATGGCTATGGCTGTTGTGGGGATCGGACCGATTGTCCTCGCCTATCCTTTCTTCCAGCGCTATTTCATCAAAGGACTGACGGTTGGTGCGGTAAAAGGCTAG
- a CDS encoding ABC transporter substrate-binding protein gives MTGFQVGRLVKRKRSIILATFTAFALVLSACSGGGSGSTAPTDEPKTGGNAEVKAEKSYEVSLFYPGTPQKDVEKVQAEINKYIEPKIGATLKINAIDWGQWDNKLNLMISSGEKSDIIFTAAWQNYTVNVAKGAFLPLNDLLDKAGPDIIKNLDPAFLEGSKVDGKNYGVPTNKELAATRGVLVRKDLLEKYNLDITNVKTWADLEPLLKTIKENEPSVTPFYMSNSTGNGLLDNLDWDYLGDASVPGVIRKIGSDTTVMNEVETPEFKEAAALARKWYEAGYINSDSATSTVFPKDQAKAGKVFMWTDGMKPGKDKEEESYVGFPLTQIELTQPTITTGDASGAMLAISRTSENPEKAMAVINLLHSDPYVNNLLNFGIEGEHYVKKEGSENIISLPEGTDPNNRTYNPGAQWQLGNQFLNYLWDNEDPEKWAKFKDFNARGVKSPALGFTFNSQSVKNEIAAVNNVNKQFKPALTSGAVNPDEMIPKYAEKLKAAGIDKIIAEKQKQLDAFLASN, from the coding sequence ATGACCGGGTTTCAGGTTGGACGTTTAGTCAAACGGAAAAGATCCATCATATTGGCAACATTCACTGCATTTGCCCTAGTTCTCAGCGCTTGTTCGGGGGGAGGAAGTGGAAGTACTGCACCTACGGATGAGCCTAAGACGGGTGGAAATGCCGAAGTGAAAGCGGAAAAGTCCTACGAAGTATCTTTGTTCTATCCAGGGACACCGCAGAAAGATGTAGAGAAGGTACAGGCCGAGATTAATAAATATATAGAACCTAAAATTGGAGCCACACTGAAAATTAACGCGATTGACTGGGGACAATGGGACAACAAGCTGAATCTCATGATCTCCTCTGGTGAGAAATCAGATATTATTTTTACGGCGGCATGGCAGAATTACACCGTGAATGTTGCTAAAGGTGCTTTCTTACCATTAAACGATCTGCTGGATAAAGCTGGCCCGGACATCATTAAGAATCTTGACCCTGCATTCCTGGAAGGATCGAAGGTAGACGGGAAGAATTACGGTGTTCCTACCAATAAGGAATTAGCAGCAACTCGAGGTGTACTCGTTAGAAAAGATTTGCTCGAAAAATATAACCTTGATATTACGAATGTGAAAACGTGGGCCGATCTTGAGCCGCTGCTCAAAACAATTAAGGAAAACGAACCTAGCGTAACTCCGTTTTATATGTCCAATTCTACAGGCAACGGACTATTAGATAACCTGGATTGGGACTATCTTGGCGATGCATCCGTTCCTGGCGTCATTCGTAAAATCGGTTCTGACACGACCGTCATGAACGAAGTAGAGACCCCTGAATTTAAAGAAGCCGCTGCCCTTGCTCGTAAATGGTATGAAGCGGGATATATTAATAGTGATTCTGCAACTTCTACCGTATTCCCGAAAGATCAGGCGAAAGCCGGCAAAGTCTTCATGTGGACAGATGGAATGAAACCCGGAAAAGATAAGGAAGAGGAGAGTTATGTCGGCTTCCCGCTGACTCAGATCGAACTTACACAGCCTACGATCACTACAGGAGACGCGTCTGGAGCGATGCTCGCGATCTCTCGTACTTCGGAAAATCCTGAAAAAGCAATGGCAGTCATTAACCTGCTCCACTCGGATCCGTACGTGAATAATTTGCTCAACTTTGGTATTGAGGGCGAACACTATGTGAAAAAAGAAGGCAGCGAAAATATCATCAGCCTGCCTGAAGGCACAGATCCAAACAACCGGACCTACAACCCAGGAGCTCAGTGGCAGCTTGGTAATCAGTTCCTGAATTATCTATGGGACAATGAAGATCCCGAAAAATGGGCAAAATTCAAAGATTTTAATGCAAGAGGTGTAAAATCCCCAGCACTTGGATTTACGTTTAACAGCCAGTCTGTTAAAAATGAAATTGCCGCAGTAAATAACGTCAACAAGCAGTTTAAACCAGCACTTACTTCCGGAGCAGTAAATCCGGATGAAATGATTCCAAAATATGCAGAGAAATTAAAAGCTGCCGGTATAGATAAAATTATCGCTGAGAAACAAAAACAGCTGGATGCTTTTTTGGCAAGTAACTAG
- a CDS encoding pentapeptide repeat-containing protein translates to MNAMNNNDSLDPLRADCLECFGLCCTALPFAKSADFSFDKEGGTPCTNLRADYRCGIHQDLRENGLKGCTVYECFGAGQKVSQVTYNGKDWRSDPATAEEMFAVFPIVQQIQEMLWYLHEALALEVTTSFHKELRVQIEECERLTRESPENILRINLPELRADVNKLLILTSERVRSQIQKKKSPKKMRRSDFIGANLKGADLAGADLRGALLIAADLRGADMRVTDLIGADLRDADLRGADLTGCIFLTQVQVNAAKGDSSTKLPSYLKIPAHWVE, encoded by the coding sequence ATGAATGCTATGAATAATAATGATTCTTTAGATCCTTTGAGAGCCGACTGTTTGGAGTGTTTTGGATTATGCTGTACGGCGTTGCCTTTTGCAAAATCTGCCGATTTTTCCTTTGATAAAGAGGGAGGCACGCCATGCACAAACTTACGCGCGGACTATCGATGCGGGATTCATCAGGATCTAAGAGAGAATGGGTTAAAGGGTTGCACCGTGTATGAGTGTTTTGGTGCAGGTCAGAAAGTCTCTCAAGTCACATATAACGGTAAGGACTGGAGAAGTGATCCGGCGACTGCCGAAGAAATGTTTGCTGTATTCCCCATCGTGCAGCAAATACAAGAAATGTTATGGTATTTACACGAAGCTCTTGCTCTTGAAGTGACCACTTCTTTTCATAAGGAACTTCGGGTTCAAATCGAAGAATGTGAACGACTGACTCGGGAAAGTCCCGAGAACATACTTCGAATAAATCTACCCGAGCTAAGAGCAGACGTGAATAAACTTCTTATACTAACAAGTGAACGTGTTCGTTCCCAAATACAGAAGAAAAAGAGTCCGAAAAAAATGCGGAGAAGTGATTTTATCGGCGCGAATCTAAAAGGTGCTGATCTTGCAGGGGCTGACCTTAGAGGCGCACTGCTCATTGCGGCTGATCTCAGAGGAGCTGATATGAGAGTTACCGATCTGATCGGTGCAGATCTGAGAGATGCCGACTTACGTGGTGCCGATCTGACAGGCTGTATCTTTCTAACACAGGTTCAAGTGAATGCAGCAAAAGGAGATTCATCCACTAAACTTCCATCTTATCTGAAGATCCCCGCGCATTGGGTGGAGTAA
- a CDS encoding GNAT family N-acetyltransferase, translated as MNIELVRAQVADAQKIWSMQKEAFDELFKKYQDFDTNPANESLEKVKYRLEQDDTYYYFIRINDEVIGAVRVVDKNDSSIKKISPIFILPKFQNNGYGQFAMKSVEEIHGEHGWELATVLQESRDCYFYKKMGYSRTGAQTIINEKMTIVGYAK; from the coding sequence ATGAATATTGAACTGGTTAGAGCGCAAGTAGCTGATGCTCAGAAGATATGGAGTATGCAGAAAGAAGCTTTTGATGAGCTTTTTAAGAAGTATCAAGATTTTGATACTAATCCAGCAAATGAGTCATTAGAGAAAGTAAAATATCGTTTAGAACAAGATGATACATATTACTATTTTATTCGAATAAATGACGAAGTTATTGGAGCAGTGAGAGTTGTTGATAAAAATGATAGTAGTATTAAAAAGATCAGTCCCATATTCATACTTCCGAAGTTTCAAAATAATGGATACGGGCAGTTTGCAATGAAATCAGTAGAAGAAATTCATGGTGAACATGGTTGGGAATTAGCTACGGTTTTACAAGAGTCTAGAGATTGTTACTTTTACAAAAAAATGGGATATAGCCGTACAGGAGCACAAACAATAATCAACGAAAAAATGACTATTGTGGGCTATGCAAAATAA
- a CDS encoding NUDIX domain-containing protein, producing MKRSHDASGIIIIDEHNRVLLVHQTYGKKQWSVPGGVVEEGESVWDGARRELKEEVNIEVNEMDLSGIYFMPHRNGYIYTFKTDGYVGSIEVDNKEIDEYGFFNIDNLPKPISNFTVERLIDAVTNNKTVFKDQHIDNYLVIE from the coding sequence ATGAAGCGATCCCATGATGCCTCAGGAATTATCATTATTGATGAGCATAATAGAGTGCTATTGGTTCATCAAACATATGGAAAAAAACAATGGTCTGTACCAGGCGGAGTAGTAGAAGAAGGTGAATCAGTGTGGGATGGTGCAAGAAGAGAACTGAAGGAAGAAGTTAATATTGAAGTCAATGAAATGGATTTATCAGGTATCTATTTTATGCCTCATCGGAATGGATACATTTATACTTTTAAGACAGATGGATATGTTGGTAGCATAGAAGTTGATAATAAAGAAATAGATGAATATGGATTTTTTAATATTGATAATTTACCAAAACCGATTTCAAATTTTACAGTAGAAAGATTGATAGATGCAGTAACGAACAACAAAACCGTATTTAAAGATCAACACATTGATAATTACCTCGTAATAGAATGA